From a single Arachis hypogaea cultivar Tifrunner chromosome 3, arahy.Tifrunner.gnm2.J5K5, whole genome shotgun sequence genomic region:
- the LOC112791447 gene encoding wings apart-like protein 1 gives MIVRTYGRRNRPLSRTCSASSLNDDVLDPLSQESSQNHDNNIYGFAYSSQDSSSHWSLFDSDPNLVDDFGGGCREPKRARKGEKKAAAANGSCHVAIPTTSTLMEAQEFGEMMEHVDEVNFALDGLRKGQPLRIRRASLVSLLGICGTTQQRRLLRSQGMAKTITEAILGLSLDDSPSNLAAATLLYVLTCDGQDDNLLESSGCIQFLIKLLRPIVSTSIADKAPKLGSKLLSLRQNDDMFKTSMGRMDSSLVTVFSRVQEVLVNCKGLKTSCQNDSVVERPELCPKWLALLTMEKACLSAISLDETTGAVRKAGGNFKEKLREYGGLDAVFEVTMNCHLDLEKWVEDDSSLSTKDLRNNKHLKNLTLLLKCLKIMENATFLSTDNQTHLLELKGRLNPQATSFSFTELIITVIRILSDICLRRSASAASNEKKAYGLLSMVSDDSEPDLFRDHKENEPLFKSSIGKLFGMNRASSAKNSDVTRSSRLLTCSQMECSQSISETPSTSTSDIYSLKMRVSSSTSESCSGASKSSGNKASTIHNSSRKNVRFTENSPIVISDDSQDPFAFDEDDFAPTKWDILSGKQKKSHSKRKYEVPSREFEYVCQSQTKEIEIQQELNDVDINCSSSVVGDEEGSILLSDCLLTAVKVLMNLTNDNPVGCQQIAAYGGLETMSKLIAGHFPCFSSSMSFGQMKENTSSAEDQQYDKHLTDHELDFLVAILGLLVNLVEKDDHNRSRLAAASVLLPSSRGLDHEARGDVIQLLCSIFLANQGGIEGDGEDKHSALDAEEVVLQGEKEAEKMIVEAYSALLLAFLSTESKSIRAAIADHLPDHNLSILVPVLDRFVEFHLSLNMISPETHKAVSEVIESCRIR, from the exons ATGATCGTTCGCACATACGGTCGCCGAAACAGACCCCTCTCGAGGACCTGCTCAGCTTCTTCTCTCAACGACGACGTTTTGGACCCACTATCGCAGGAGAGTTCACAGAACCACGACAACAACATCTACGGATTCGCGTACTCGTCCCAGGATTCGTCCTCGCATTGGTCCCTCTTCGATTCGGATCCTAATTTAGTAGACGATTTCGGCGGCGGCTGCAGGGAGCCGAAGAGGGCGAGGAAGGGGGAGAAGAAGGCGGCGGCAGCTAACGGGAGTTGCCACGTGGCGATACCTACGACATCGACGCTTATGGAGGCGCAGGAGTTTGGGGAGATGATGGAGCATGTTGATGAGGTGAATTTCGCTCTCGATGGCCTCCGCAAGGGACAGCCTTTGCGGATCAGGAGAGCGAGCTTGGTGTCACTGTTGGGTATTTGTGGCACCACGCAGCAGCGGAGGCTTCTCAGGAGTCAGGG GATGGCAAAGACCATAACTGAAGCTATTTTGGGCCTCAGTCTCGATGATTCTCCCAGCAATCTTGCAGCTGCAACTCTTCTATACGTTTTAACCTGTGAT GGTCAAGATGATAATCTACTTGAATCATCTGGTTGTATTCAATTTCTTATTAAGTTGTTGAGACCAATTGTCTCAACATCTATCGCAGACAAGGCACCAAAGCTTGGTTCTAAGCTTCTATCCTTGCGTCAGAATGATGACATGTTCAAAACTTCAATGGGAAGAATGGATTCCAGTTTGGTCACAGTTTTTTCTAGAGTTCAAGAAGTTCTAGTAAATTGCAAAGGACTAAAAACATCTTGTCAGAATGACAGTGTAGTGGAGAGGCCAGAGTTATGCCCGAAATGGTTAGCATTGTTGACCATGGAGAAGGCTTGTTTATCTGCCATTTCTCTTGATG AAACCACTGGTGCTGTACGGAAGGCTGGTGGAAATTTTAAGGAGAAACTAAGGGAGTATGGAGGACTTGATGCGGTCTTTGAGGTCACCATGAATTGTCATTTAGATTTGGAG AAATGGGTGGAGGATGATAGTTCTCTCTCTACCAAGGATCTGAGAAATAACAAACATCTGAAGAATCTAACCCTACTTCTCAAATGCCTGAAGATAATGGAGAATGCTACTTTTCTAAGCACAGATAATCAG ACTCATTTGCTTGAATTGAAAGGAAGATTAAATCCTCAGgcaacttctttttcttttacggAGCTGATCATAACTGTTATAAGGATCCTTTCAG ACATATGTTTACGTCGAAGTGCCTCTGCTGCATCCAATGAGAAAAAGGCTTATGGTTTGCTCTCTATGGTCAGTGATGATTCTGAACCAGATCTGTTCAGAGACCATAAAG AGAATGAACCTTTATTCAAAAGTTCTATCGGCAAGTTGTTTGGTATGAATAGAGCTTCTTCTGCTAAGAATTCTGATGTTACACGGAGCAGCCGACTTTTGACATGTAGTCAGATGGAATGTTCACAATCCATTTCTGAAACTCCCAGCACTTCAACTAGTGATATTTATTCGCTAAAGATGAGAGTTAGTTCTTCAACATCTGAATCTTGCAGTGGTGCATCAAAGAGTTCAGGCAATAAAGCATCCACAATCCATAATAGTTCAAGGAAGAATGTACGGTTTACTGAAAATAGCCCAATTGTAATCTCGGATGATAGCCAAGATCCTTTTGCATTTGATGAGGATGACTTTGCACCCACTAAGTGGGACATATTATCAGGGAAACAGAAGAAATCTCATTCTAAAAGAAAATATGAGGTGCCAAGCAGAGAATTTGAGTATGTATGTCAATCTCAGACTAAAGAGATAGAGATCCAACAAGAATTGAATGATGTTGACATCAATTGTTCCAGTTCTGTTGTTGGCGATGAAGAAGGTTCCATCCTTCTAAGTGATTGCCTTCTAACTGCTGTTAAG GTGTTGATGAATTTGACTAATGACAATCCTGTTGGCTGCCAGCAAATTGCGGCCTATGGAGGACTGGAAACTATGTCTAAGCTGATTGCTGGTCATTTCCCTTGCTTCAGCTCTTCGATGTCCTTTGGTCAGATGAAAGAAAATACTTCAAGTGCTGAAGACCAGCAATATGATAAGCATCTCACTGATCATGAATTAGATTTTCTTGTGGCCATTCTGGGCTTGCTTGTAAACCTGGTAGAGAAGGATGACCACAACAG ATCACGCCTTGCAGCTGCCAGTGTTCTGCTTCCTTCATCACGGGGCTTGGATCATGAGGCTCGGGGGGATGTTATTCAATTATTATGCTCTATTTTCTTGGCTAACCAGGGTGGAATTGAGGGAGATGGGGAAGATAAACATTCGGCACTG GATGCTGAAGAAGTTGTTCTCCAGGGTGAAAAAGAAGCTGAGAAAATGATTGTGGAAGCTTATTCTGCCCTGCTTCTAGCGTTTCTTTCTACTGAAAG T